A part of Cannabis sativa cultivar Pink pepper isolate KNU-18-1 chromosome 6, ASM2916894v1, whole genome shotgun sequence genomic DNA contains:
- the LOC133039158 gene encoding uncharacterized protein LOC133039158 produces MPHRDSVFERFVKLQPPTFLGGTDIIKAEQWMSTITRILDNMGVTGTERVNCAAFMLQDHARVWWDIVGQTHDVNGKMSVAEYTLEFDRLSKFAELALIAEEAEHQVIKERYAKDVVTASNPAASGGNRKFWGNRGGRQGRGSSFRSYPECPKCKKHHQGECRAKTCFQCGMVGHFIRDCPQTKKEEPKKNVTQNPGRLFTMTQADADASPSVVTGATHSYVSSRVIENFDKPCDIYASGFGTLLPSGDLIVSTRWIRSLSFWIDGCELTANLIELQMSDFDIILGMDFLSKYGATIDCKRKMVVFEPDSANPTVFVGKVQGARIPRITLLKAKDLRSRGCPGFIVTAKGYHQPVTSGPESTRLVCEFLDVFPKIYRDCHLPGRLNL; encoded by the exons ATGCCGCATAGAGATTCCGTGTTtgagcggtttgtgaagctgcaacctcctaCTTTTCTGGGAGGTACTGACATAATTAAAGctgagcaatggatgagtacaATCACCCGTATCCTTGATAATATGGGAGTGACGGGAACAGAGAGAGTGAATTGTGCAGCTTTCATGTtacaagatcatgcccgcgtctggtgggatATTGTGGGACAGACTCATGATGTCAAT GGGAAGATGTCTGTGGCCGAATACACTCTAGAGTTTGATCGGCTGTCCAAgtttgctg agctagccttaattgctgaggaggcTGAGCATCAGGTAATAAAGGAGCGGTACGCAAAGGATGTTGTCACGGCATCGAACCCCGCCGCTAGTG GGGGTAACAGGAAGTTTtggggaaacagaggtggccgcCAGGGCCGCGGATCTTCATTCcgatcttatcctgagtgtccaaaaTGCAAGAAACACCATCAGGGTGAATGTCGGGCCAAGACttgtttccagtgtggcatggtgggccacttcATCAGAGATTGTCCTCAGACTAAGAAAgaggagcctaagaagaatgttaCTCAGAACCCGGGACGACTTTTTACCATGACTCAGGCTgatgctgatgctagtccgtcagtggtgacag GAGCTACCCACTCTTATGTGTCAAGTAGAGTAATTGAAAATTTTGATAaaccatgtgatatttatgcttcggggtttggtACCCTTTTACCTTCGGGAGACCTTATAGTATCCACtaggtggattcggtccttgtccttctggattgacggttgtgaattAACCGCCAATCTAATAGAATTGCAAATGTCTGATTTTgatataatcctgggaatggattttctgtctaagtatgGGGCAACGATTGACTGCAAgcggaagatggtggtgtttgagcctGATAGTGCCAACCCAACAGTGTTTGTgggtaaagttcagggggcacgcatACCAAGAATAACACTTTTGAAAGCTAAGGACCTGAGGAGCAGAGGTTGTCCGGGATTCATAGTTACCGCAAAGGGATACCACCAACCCGTGACATCCGGACCCGAGAGTACAAGATTGGTATGCGAGTTTCTTGACGTCTTTCCGAAGATCTACCGGGATTGCCACCTACCCGGgagattgaatttgtaa